The following coding sequences are from one uncultured Bacteroides sp. window:
- a CDS encoding aminopeptidase P family protein produces MAEHIINQRITNLRRLLRKLNLAACIIPSTDPHLSEYVSPYWEARKWISGFTGSAGTIVVTLNEAGLWTDSRYFLQASEQLSGSEIKLYKEMLPETPSITDFLCSVLKASDMVGINGEVFSTNQVLEMQKTLIEKKGIKLNSDFDAMKELWKDRPLFPKSKAYIYNEKYAGINIKAKIEVIRKEMQEQKIEALFLSSLDEIAWVLNLRGNDVKCNPVVISYLLITQDKSVYFIYEDKVSKEVRSYLEKSAVCIEDYNSVAVHLMQLETANILFDPNKTNYHIFSAINPKCQIKLGNSPVNLLKAVRNETEINGIRNAMTRDGIALTKFLIWLEANVPLKSETEISIDKKLHEFRAQQVLYMGESFDTIAGYKEHAAIVHYSATTESDVTLHPEGFLLLDSGAQYLDGTTDITRTIALGKLTQEEKIDYTLVLKGHINLAMAKFPAGTRGVQLDVLARMPLWQRGMNYLHGTGHGVGHFLNVHEGPQSIRMNENPIVLQPGMLTSNEPGIYKSGSHGIRIENLLLVCKDQIGMFGEYLKFETVTLCPICKEGIIKELLSNEEITWLNEYHQTVYQKLSPHLSDEEKKWLKDKTEKLA; encoded by the coding sequence ATGGCAGAGCATATAATTAATCAACGCATAACTAATTTAAGAAGATTATTACGGAAACTAAATCTTGCAGCTTGTATAATACCCAGCACAGACCCGCATCTTAGTGAATACGTATCCCCCTACTGGGAGGCAAGGAAATGGATATCCGGTTTCACAGGCTCTGCGGGAACCATTGTAGTAACTCTCAACGAAGCTGGTTTATGGACTGATTCCCGTTATTTTCTACAAGCAAGTGAACAACTTAGTGGAAGTGAAATCAAATTATATAAGGAGATGTTACCAGAAACTCCTAGCATCACAGATTTCTTATGCAGCGTACTCAAGGCATCAGATATGGTAGGAATTAATGGAGAAGTTTTTTCTACCAACCAAGTTCTAGAAATGCAGAAAACATTAATCGAAAAAAAAGGTATAAAGCTTAATTCGGACTTTGATGCTATGAAAGAATTGTGGAAAGATCGCCCTCTCTTTCCTAAGTCGAAAGCCTATATATATAATGAGAAATATGCCGGAATAAACATAAAAGCAAAAATTGAAGTTATTCGCAAAGAGATGCAAGAGCAAAAAATTGAAGCACTCTTCCTATCGTCTCTTGATGAAATAGCCTGGGTCCTTAACTTAAGAGGTAACGATGTAAAATGCAATCCGGTCGTCATCAGCTACCTTCTTATAACCCAAGACAAAAGTGTCTACTTTATATATGAAGATAAGGTTTCTAAAGAAGTTCGGAGCTATTTAGAAAAGTCAGCCGTTTGCATTGAAGACTATAACAGCGTTGCTGTTCATTTAATGCAACTTGAAACAGCCAACATATTGTTTGATCCTAATAAAACTAATTACCATATTTTTTCTGCCATCAATCCCAAATGCCAAATTAAATTAGGTAATTCTCCTGTAAACCTACTTAAAGCAGTTAGAAATGAGACTGAAATTAATGGTATCCGTAACGCAATGACGCGCGACGGAATAGCTCTCACCAAATTCCTTATATGGCTAGAAGCAAATGTCCCACTAAAATCAGAAACAGAAATAAGTATTGATAAAAAGCTACATGAATTCCGAGCACAGCAAGTATTATACATGGGAGAAAGCTTTGATACAATAGCCGGATATAAAGAACACGCAGCAATTGTTCATTACTCAGCCACAACAGAAAGCGACGTAACTCTTCATCCCGAAGGTTTCTTGCTACTCGACTCTGGAGCACAATATCTTGACGGTACAACAGATATCACCCGCACAATTGCTCTCGGGAAGTTAACACAAGAAGAAAAGATTGATTATACATTAGTACTCAAAGGACACATTAATTTGGCTATGGCCAAATTTCCAGCAGGAACTCGAGGGGTACAATTAGATGTACTGGCACGCATGCCTCTTTGGCAAAGGGGAATGAACTATCTACATGGCACAGGGCATGGAGTCGGACACTTTCTAAATGTGCACGAAGGACCACAAAGCATCCGCATGAATGAAAATCCCATCGTACTGCAACCCGGCATGCTTACTTCAAATGAGCCGGGGATATACAAGAGCGGCAGCCATGGCATTCGAATTGAAAATTTACTCCTCGTATGCAAAGATCAAATAGGAATGTTTGGAGAATATTTAAAATTTGAAACGGTAACAC